In Struthio camelus isolate bStrCam1 chromosome 4, bStrCam1.hap1, whole genome shotgun sequence, a genomic segment contains:
- the HS3ST1 gene encoding heparan sulfate glucosamine 3-O-sulfotransferase 1, translated as MAAFLLGAVLLIVQPHIVPSRPAVNSKAETSSQSVQRELLKKTSQKNDFKENIHSNGSRQQLPQTIIIGVRKGGTRALLEMLSLHPDIAAAESEVHFFDWEDHYRNGLQWYINQMPFSYPHQITVEKTPAYFTSPKVPERVYNMNQSMRLLLILRDPSERVLSDYTQVFYNHMQKHKPYPSIEQFLIKDGELNVDYKAINRSLYYIHMQNWLKYFRLDRIHIVDGDKLIKDPFPEIEKVERFLKLSPQINASNFYFNKTKGFYCLRDSGRERCLHESKGRAHPQVDTRLLEKLHEYFHEPNKKFFELVGRTFDWHSFVAS; from the coding sequence ATGGCAGCTTTTCTGCTGGGAGCTGTGTTGCTTATTGTTCAGCCTCACATAGTGCCTTCCAGACCGGCTGTGAATTCAAAGGCTGAGACCTCTTCTCAGTCTGTTCAGAGagagcttttaaagaaaacatctcAGAAAAATGACTTCAAGGAAAACATTCATTCTAATGGATCGCGCCAGCAGCTGCCACAGACTATCATTATTGGAGTGAGAAAAGGGGGAACGAGAGCTTTGTTAGAGATGCTGAGCCTCCATCCAGACATCGCGGCAGCAGAAAGTGAAGTTCACTTCTTTGACTGGGAAGATCATTACAGAAACGGATTGCAGTGGTATATTAATCAAATGCCATTCTCTTATCCCCATCAGATCACCGTGGAAAAAACTCCAGCATATTTCACATCACCGAAAGTGCCTGAAAGAGTTTATAACATGAACCAATCAATGCGATTACTTCTGATTTTAAGAGACCCAAGTGAGAGAGTTCTATCAGACTACACCCAAGTGTTTTATAACCACATGCAGAAGCACAAGCCGTATCCATCCATTGAGCAATTCCTGATTAAAGATGGTGAACTCAATGTGGACTACAAGGCAATAAACAGAAGCTTATATTACATTCACATGCAAAACTGGTTGAAGTATTTTCGTCTTGATCGCATCCATATTGTAGATGGGGATAAACTAATCAAAGATCCCTTTCCAGAAATAGAGAAGGTAGAGAGATTTTTGAAGTTATCGCCACAGATAAATGCTTCAAACTTTTACTTCAATAAAACCAAAGGCTTCTATTGCCTAAGGGACAGTGGTAGGGAACGTTGTTTACATGAGTCCAAAGGACGAGCGCACCCACAGGTAGATACCCGGTTACTCGAGAAACTGCATGAATATTTCCATGAGCCCAACAAGAAATTTTTTGAGCTTGTTGGCAGAACATTTGACTGGCACTCATTTGTGGCAAGTTAG